CATAGATCTCCTCTCCCTGTGACCATGGATATTGAGTTCACCATCTGAAAGACCAGTTTCCAGGCAGCAATGCCTCCCTGGTCTGCTTCAAGAATGATGGACTCAGACTAGACTGTTAGTAGATGTCTGTCCAATCATCGCTTGCTCTCTGAGCATCTGCAGACATCCTTCTCCAAGTCTCTGTCATCATCTCTGGTGTGTCTCAGAAAGACATTTCAGCTTTCTGCTCCTGAAGATaagaaggaaagaggaggagaTGAGACTGTATTCATCCCTGATTCTGACATTTTATCTTTGCAttaaattagctttttttttccttaaattcaGAGTTCCCTGTACCCACCTCATCTAGAGGTTGTTGGTTCCCTGTGTCATCTGCCAGCTCAACGCCACGGGTCTCAGGCAGCAGGATGCAGAACAGGgccaccagcacagggatgctcccaAAGATGGCGTTGGGGATGGCCCGGTGGTACTGGGCCAGGGGGATGATCAGCGGGGCCAGGATCCCGGCCACCCTCGCCATGGTCGAGCACAGCCCCACGCCCGTCTGCCTGCAGGAgagaggggcacagggaggtcAGGAGTGGCCCTGTGGCCACGTCCAGCCATGGCAGAAGGAAGCTCTGATGTGGGGGGACATCTCACCTGAGGATGGTGGGGAAGAGCTCAGCACTGTAGACGTAGGAGGTGGAGAAAGCGGCCGTGGCTGTGAACTTGCCGATGATGGCCAGGACGGTGATTACCACGGGCTGGtctgaggggagggggagaaacaATCACTGTAACCTCCATGGGGATGGTTCACTTGGGACCAGAGCTTTCTGCAGTGGGATTTCTTGGGACAGTCCTTTCTAATAGACTTGCTAAGCAAACCTAGCACCAAACCCATTGGAAATGATCCCAGCATACCCTTATCTGGAAAATACCCTCTGTCAAAGAGAACCCAGATTTCTCCTGAGGCTTTGGGCATTTTCTAGATGTGCAACTGAAGTGAGCTGCTGCGCCAGCACAGGTGTTTGGGGAGTGCTTGGTTGCAAATGCCACCTCCCTGACCTGGAAAGCATTGGGAAGCCCCACTGTTACCTGCAGTCTCACTCTCAGCCCTGGCACGTAGCAGGGGTGGAGTATGGACTGGGGCACAAACAGAAGCAAACTGATGAGGGGGCGTGggaatttgcattttctcttcATCTAAGAAAGGGAGGCATGGTGGCTTTTAAAGCACTTCTTCTGCTATAGCTTTCTGCCACGGGGTGGTGATGTCCGGTGGGTGGGTGGTGGGTAATGGACACTGCCTGCCAagggccaggagctgtggcagaACCAGGCACAGCCCTGATGGAGAAGGAATCCAAGGTGAGGGGAAGCCAGAATGCTGGGGCTGAAGCAGCCTGGGGGCTGTGACAGTGGGGGCAGCTGAGCCAGTGGGACTGAGCCTGGGTCTGCCAGGGTGGGAGGATGGCTCTGGACAAAAGTAGGGATGTGCAgggccctgcccagctctgcccacaggcTGGGAAGGTTCACCTTCAGGGATGCCAGTGAGGATGAGACATACGaggccagccagcagcaggagaatgCCCTGCACTTTCTTCCTTCCAAACCACTCCAGcaggaaaatgcaggaaattCGAGCTGGAAGCTCCActgccccaaaggccagctgtGTCAGGTAGATGTCCAGACCAAAATCTGTCACGCTGAGGCTCAGCCCATAGTAGACAATGCTATCTGCAAACCTGAAATTCAAGTAAAGTGGAGTAGAACATGTCACCAGATGGTTTTCTGGGggtttaaaaccaaaaattagAAAGGTTAGAAAACATGAAACTGTTTAGAATTCCCAGCAATCTCTGTTTTGGTTCTAGTCAGCATCTTTGAGAGTTGTGTGGGTCATAGTTGCAGGAGGTACAGCAGAATGGATCTCCATATGGTCAGCAAATTCTAGACTGAACCCAAAGCTTCTAGATGGGTGCAAAACTCCTCCAGGGCCCAGGGATTGCCAAAGCTGGAATTATTCAAGCCTTTCTAACAAAACCCACAGTATCATGGATAAACAACTTCCCATGCCCAGACATGGTAAATCTGGTCCAGTATGTGGAGGTAGAATGAAGCAGATCAAGACATACACATGTATATTACCAGAAAAATCACTTTAATTTACTGTTCTTGTCAACCCCAACTTCTACTCTTTCACCTAGTAGTTTTGACAGAGGGACCAGGGAATGTCTTACCAGATACATGACATGATTAAAGTCACCTTCCGCAGGTTCTTTGTCCGGAAGAGATCCAGGAAACTTCCAGACTTGACCTCTTTCTCAGGCTTCAactttaaaacacagaaagacaaagagtcagagcaggaaaaggaaacccatgtccagctccttttccaccGGCAGTCCATGGGAAGCATCACTGGGACAGGCCTGTGGCCCCAGTGCTCTGGCAAGGAGAGCAGCCCCACTGCTCTCTGGCGGCCCAGCACAGGGCGGGGTGACTGAGAGGTTCCTCAGGATGAACATCTCCCCAGTGTAGGAGCTTTGGGGTGGGCAAGGAGGGAACTGTTCTTCAGGCATTTCTGCATGGGAACCCAGAGACTAAAGAGAGGCTCTATGCTTATCAGTCACACTCCTGGAATCCTCCCAGGAGAAAAGCCAGGGAAGCATTTCAGTCCTTCCCACATGCCCAGGGGGACCCCAGaaagctccaggctgagcctcaGCCGAAGCTGGGCCTCTTCTCTGACCTCATCCCTGGggagctcagctggagctggagtcCCCCACAGCCCATGGCCAGACCAGCCCCAGTGGGAATGCAGAGATGTTTCTGGGATGAGctgagctccaggggctgctgcaagGCCCAGGGCAGTGTCTGAGGCCAGGACCCCCAGtacctgctgcaggagctctggtgggaGGCTGCGCTTGTTGGTGGCTGCCGCCTTCTGCAGGACCTTCTTGGCTTCCTCGATTCTGCCCTTGGTCACCAGCCAGCGAGCTGACTCGGGGAGCAccctgccaggagaggaggcCAGCACatgctgctgtgtcctgctgagttcccccacagcccctttCTCTGGGAGCACATCCAGCAAGCCTTGGCCACCACAGAATCAGAtcccagaaccacagaatctTCAGCCTTGGAAGGGAcgcacaaggatcatcaagcccaGCTCTAAAGGGAATGGCCCATGGGATCAAGGGGTCTAAACACCCAGAATTTAGGCTCCAAAGGCCACATCTGGAGACCTgaagcaaagcagctgctgctcccagcagtgcagtgcCTAGGGagatgtgctgagctctgcagcagctcctccagcagctgcactgggatGGGAAAGACCCAGCTTGgttctgagctgctgcctcctcctcactcACACCCTTACATCAGGGTTGCATTGTCAGCATTCAGGGCATCCCTTtggctgtcctggattgccaagaCTCCTGCCatggggctcagagaccctggcagcGTGCTCAAGATGCCTGTGACtttgattatgacccatggagcaagttaccaaccttatatgaagatctgcaagccacaaaATTAGAACAATAATTAGTTCGTCACGGggtggaaaaagagattttttggggtttttaaatgggggttcagggggcaagatggaggaatctgggcatgtccagcctttctccttcttcttcttggcctccatcttctgttgtgatgttggcacttttggattggtttagagtagaagctcgCTGTCTGACATAGGTGATAGGgattggaaaataattgtaaatagtGTACACTACAAAAAGATAACATTACCCTGGGGGCATCCAGAGTGCCCTGGACTGTCCTGCTGAACAGACCTCTGCAggccaggagaaagaattttatcgataagaaacaataaacaaccttgtgaccgagaactgaagagctctgactcttTCTTTGACCTCCGGGCTAGGGAAAGAGACTCTCTAATGTATCTTCGAGTCACTCTACCCAGCTAAAGCCCCGAGATTGTGTCTTCCATAAGTTCTGCCCTTTTCCTTACCAGATGTAGAAGAAAAGGGCAAACAtaggagcagatcctgcaatctccagcagcctccagtTGCGAATCCCATAACTCAAACCAGCCACCGACATCTGCCCGATGGCGAAAGCTGTGTGAGTGATGAGCAGTGCCTTTGTCCGGTGGGAGACACCAACCCATTCTGTAGctaagagaaaaaacaaaggtTCAGGCTTTGTTTTGGGCTCTTTTTTGTTATTGTGTCTGTGAGGCCACATCTGCTGCCTCAGGGCAAGGGCCTCCCACTCACCCAGGGACACGACTACAATCATAATTCCTGACACCGCAGCTCCCACGACAAACCTGAAGGCCATGAACACATAGAAATGGGGCACAAAGGCAAGTCCCAGGCCAAACAGCCCCTGGATGaggatgcaggtgagaaagactGGCCGCCTGCCTATCCtgtggaaggagagggaagacCCAGTCAGTACCTGGAGAGACCCcttggggagagggaggagccCAGGAGGGATGCAAAGTGGTTTGAGAACCAAAGGAGATTTGACATCCATGTAAACATAGCTCCTCTTTACACCCCAAGAAACAATGTgcagaaaaatcagtgtttccAGTGTTGACCCATCATGGTTCTGGCAAACCTGAGGCCCCAGCAGGGGCTAAACTTGTGATTCCTGAAAACCCCCCACAAGGCTATATTTGCCTCTCTTTTCAACCCTCAGACATTTCCAGACCTCTCAGGTGGGCCCAGATGCCCAATCTCAGGCAAGGGGATTGCATCCTGTGAAGGTTCAGTGCATGGACAGTCTGCCCCCTGATGTGGGCTGTGCCTGGGTGCTGGGCAGTGTCTGTGGGAAGGAAGTGTGTTTCCTCACCTGTCACTTAGCATCCCAAAGAGCGTGGCTCCAATGAGAAGCCCAGCCATGTAGATGGACTGGGAGACATCATTCAGGAACGCCCTGTCACACACCAGGTCAAactggaggaaggaaaacacagaagctGTTGCTTTTGACAGACTCCAGTGGCTTTCTGGGCTTGGGCAGCCTTTCTGGTTGGTGGTGAATCCAGGATTTGGGTGCCTGAGCTcttgctccagctcctgggagcagagaagCCCTCCCAAGGGCTTGAGCCCTTCATGGTGAGCCCTTAGGACACAAATCAGTGGTGGGACTGGTGCCcacctgctgggtgctgggatCTGCAGGATTCTTCTCCAGCCCAAAGGTCCCTGAGGGA
This Haemorhous mexicanus isolate bHaeMex1 chromosome 1, bHaeMex1.pri, whole genome shotgun sequence DNA region includes the following protein-coding sequences:
- the LOC132339339 gene encoding solute carrier family 22 member 13-like; the protein is MAEFGDLLRALGEFGLYQKLLILLLSLPLLLNPFQMVGQVFMVVEVPHHCDTSWILAVGPNLTEEEQLNLTLPRGADGNFEQCSMFSPVDWDLDSILAYGLNHTEKCSSGWVYPSEQPPSLLTEFDLVCDRAFLNDVSQSIYMAGLLIGATLFGMLSDRIGRRPVFLTCILIQGLFGLGLAFVPHFYVFMAFRFVVGAAVSGIMIVVVSLATEWVGVSHRTKALLITHTAFAIGQMSVAGLSYGIRNWRLLEIAGSAPMFALFFYIWVLPESARWLVTKGRIEEAKKVLQKAAATNKRSLPPELLQQLKPEKEVKSGSFLDLFRTKNLRKVTLIMSCIWFADSIVYYGLSLSVTDFGLDIYLTQLAFGAVELPARISCIFLLEWFGRKKVQGILLLLAGLVCLILTGIPEDQPVVITVLAIIGKFTATAAFSTSYVYSAELFPTILRQTGVGLCSTMARVAGILAPLIIPLAQYHRAIPNAIFGSIPVLVALFCILLPETRGVELADDTGNQQPLDEEQKAEMSF